The genomic DNA GATTATCTGAAAGCCCTCTCTGTCCCTGGACCTCTGAAACAGTTATGTTAGGTCTACTGTAGTTTTAAGCATTCTGTGATTCACTCCTTCAGAGAAAATAGGGACATCTAAACGTTTTCTGATCCAGACAGGTGCTAACACCTAGAGGAGATCATGTACCAAGCCTGTAGCATCTAGGAGCGATGCTCGTGAAAGCGATCTCGGCAGCACTCCCATTTCCTGCCTGCCAGCACTGCTTGTTTGAGATGATATCAGTGCCACAGCAAGTGCTGGGTAAACAAGATGATTGTTTCTGCTGGATGATCTTAAAGCCCTCCTAACTGTCTGCTGAAAATACTTTTCCATTTCAAGGAAATGACTGTTTTGTTTGCGTTAGGAGTCAGGAATGGGAAATGACGTGAACACTTAActgtttctcctggtgtttttaAGAGGAGGCATATTCAGTGTCTTGGGTCTTATTTCCAAAGGCATTCAGTGTTTTCCGTAACCCCATTAAGTAAGTACTAGAGGTGTctgcatgcatacatacataatGTACACAGGCACACCCCAGAAAAATATCTTCTAAATCTTGTGTATCCACCTGGTAAAATTTTACTAGTGTCTCCCTGTGACCGTGCTGTAACATGATTTGATATATTCCCTCCCACAGGGCCGAACTGAACCTGTCCTCAGGTCTCGTTATCCCATCACTGGAATAAATCTGTGATTATACAGTGTTCTGTAATCTCCCTGAAGTAGAAAGAAGTAAAAATTCACATTTGTCATGCTTATTTTGCCCAAGCACCAGTTTTATCTGCATCTGCTGAGCTACACTGtgcatttaatcttttttatCTGTGTATTGCTCCTCGTCCTTGAAAAAGAAATGGTCCAATGTTTTAGTCTTTTTAGTTGCTGATAACTTTTTGTTACTGATTTCTTTGGTCAAGGTGTTTTTCTAAGCCAATCGCTTCTCTTTAAATTCCTTGAAAACAAACACTGGCAATCTGGGtctcccttgtcctgtcacctcACTTTGCAAGTCTCATGCGTGCACCGTCCTGCAGGACTAAGGTGCCTGCAGGTGTCAAGACTTGGTTCTCTCTCTTCCATGCTTTCGCAAGTGCCTGGCAAAACACATGCTGGCCCATGACTGGAATGCCAGCATATAACGGGGGGAAAAAGGTgggtttgtgttttattttttcatcagcttgggcaaaataaaatgtgtatCTTAATACGTAACAGCCAGGCTAATGTGCCATGTGGCAGTTTTATCTCCCTAATGTCTGTTCGATTCCCTTGCCCTTCCCCAAAAAGCAGCAGGTTAAACAACCTCATGAAAATCAGAATTAATAGTGTAGGTACTTAAGAATAAGAGCAAAGCTACAAGAACGCAGCTCTACAGTGGCAGGAAAACACTGTGACCCAAACACAATCTCGGTGTTGGGAGGCAAGCACTGTGTCTGCAGCACAGGCTCTAGAACACAGTGTTCTCAAACCagttagtgactttttttttttaaatgaatgttaatGTTTGACTTTTCTTTATCATCTGACGCTGATAGATGACACAATCTCCATTCTTCTGAGAATCAGACTAAGGTAACATTTTATTGCCCTTTAAAGACTTATTTGTattatatataagaaaaaatgTACAGTGATTAACAACTTGAATTcaacctttctctctcttttttttaagcaacactGTTACCtgcatggtttttttttgtacttcCATGCATAAGCAGAAAAGTGACCCATAACATGCAGGGGGAAGGAAGGTTTAATTTCCAAACTGCTTTTTATACAGATCAGAGTGTATTATATAGGcttcttttaaacaaagattTGTGTGTATGAATCAAATGCAGTAATAGCGGCCCTTcagtagaaatatttttcaacttAACATCTTGACAATGAAATgtcaaatgaaggaaaatgctCATATGAAACAAGATAAATGTTCACCTGGATTATAAAACTGGAATTTGAGCAGGACTTTCTGCTACAAAAGAAATCTCTTATcttagctggggggggggggagagggatggTGTAGAGGAATGCCTTTGTTGTGACAGTTTGGTctctaaaatagaaaaaatggTGAATTTTATATTGGTGTGCAGAGTGAGTTCAACTTCTGTTAATGCCACTTAGTTCACATATTGCATGCATCCCTAAGAAATGAAAGGATCTGATTATAGAACTTGTTGTTTATTGTCTACAATTGTGATACAAAATGGCTGTTGCAGGAATTATTTCCCCAGTTAAGAAAACGAGCGCTCAACAATATATTGGTAATGATGAAGTAAGGAATTTGAGCATTACTTCTCCTAAAATTCATGGTTTATTTCGTAGTTTCACTGatggaatttttcattttcttcaatgaTTAGTCATGACTCTCATCCTTCTGGTATGTATACATAAGTGTTATGCACCAGCCTCAGCATGTACAACCACAAACCAAATGAACGTTTTACATAAGACAGTTTGCTTTTATAGTGATCACGCACTGATGTGAACATAGACTAAAAATAACAAATGTTGCTTTAATAAGGATTTTTTACAGTAGGCATAGATATAaaagtttttcaaattattttcacagGTATCACTGAACATTTCATAGCTGTCTGTTACAGAAGCACCGAAAAGTGCTTTGAGTCTTTCATTTATTATACATAGTTAAAATATATTACACTTCTGAAGGTATCTTAAATCACTGAACAGTTTTGCTAGCATCTTAATGAGCCAAATGGGAGTAAAAGGCAGTCCACATTCATGATGTGAATATACAGTAAGGTGTTTGACATCCTATTAACTCATTGCTCATGTTCTCAAAATAACCATGGTGATGAGACCTGAAAGACAAGAATTAAGAACTAAACACTATAATTTCactgaataaaacatttaaagacaGTTTACCCTGTCACAGGCCAGAAAATAAGGTGAAAGTACATAAATACATGCAGAGTTTATATATACGCTTCActtaaatattagaaatattacTCCAAATTTTGATGTAGTCAaaaactgtgtaaaaaaaaatacactgaagtgCAGTATATCTAGTAACTAAATGTCAAAGAAGCTACAAATACTCCACACAATTATTGATCTTACTATGGGAAAATCTTAACATTGAGATTTTGACTTGGGTAAGTGTAACACTAGCATACAAGCTACCAGTTTTCATGGGGGCTAGTCATGGGCAGTGTAATTCAATTGCTGAACCATCACTAAGGCAGATTAGCTGAAGGCTCcaagacatttttgtttctgctctgtgcaGAATAACTGATCAAAGACTAGTTTTAGACAAAGATGTTAAGCTTCCTTGTCAGTCTGCATAGGGAGCTTTCTACAGAGTCTTTGTTGTGACCTTtgaagagggaggggaaaaaaaagaactgctcTGATAGAggttaaaaacaattaaaaacagatgaaagcAGGAAATGTGGGGCTTATAAATCTACTCATGACACACTGATAAGTTCACTTTAATTATGTGCTGATACAGGAAAAAGTACAAATCTGCAAGTTCTTAGCCGTGAGTTACACGGCACAAGGCAAAGAGGCATATGGAAAAACATAGGGCTCCTTGAATTCCAACCTTACATAACATCAAAATACTAATTTATCAGTTCTTAGGCAATCTTTCTTGTAGACTCAGATGATGTTAATGTAACAGCCTTTCACTGCAGAGACCTTAGCTAAAGCCTACAGATACCACCATGGATAAAGAAATTCCTGAGACTATTCCACTATCCTGCCACTACATGCTGATTTAACTTATTTACTTTATAAAGATTTTGAAGATAGAAGCATGACAGAACAGAGTTGTAACACTGCCTTCCATTAGATAAGCAATTCATCCATTAAAGAGGAATTACAGTTCAGCTATTTCTTATGGTCTGTATTAGCTTAGACAATTAGTACTACCCAGAACTGCTGTAGGCCTTTGCTTGGATTATCTAAATCATTGCAGAGTAATAACAGAGGCTTCTAGAAGCTGCTACAGGACAGCCTATACCACTTGTACAGGGACTTGCAAGCAATAAAGGGTTTAACTCATTTCTGTAAAGCAAATACTTCTCAGATGTCATATAGCCCAGTTGGTGTGGTATTAACCTCCCTTTTCAATTAAATGCTACACAATCCAGTTGTACTTCGTTGTGGAAGAAAGTGGTTTCATCTTCTCAAGAGCAATCAACTTTCTACATGAGCAAAAGTTGCACACAGAAGGATCTTTTCATGAACACTAAAAATGCTGATACCAAAGGGAATCAAAACCTGTGAGAACTTCACAGTGAATCTAGAAATGGGTTAAGTTGTTGCAAATAAAGTCAAATGGTTTAATGCTATAGTTAGCACCAGCAGGAACTGGAGTAATTTTCAAAGCTAGAGATAGTTTTCAAAACTAGAGATAAAAACAAATCAAGGATTAGTGCAAGGTCCTGATctgaaaaatacatcactatcagCTCAGGCAAAGAGCGACAAGTGAGTTTTCAAACCATTTCAGCAGACTGACTTGCACGAGTCAGTCAACTGAGTGTATGCATTAACCATTAAGAACTTGCATCTTTTCCCATCACTACCTCACCTCTAGCTATCAGTTTGAAGCTGCCTAGCTCGTTTCCTTTAAATCCTCATTTCTGCCAGGTAGTGGGACAGGAGAATTGAGTTTAGTGTGACTGTTCTTCAAATCTGAAATAGTTATAGAAAAATAGTCATAACAAATGAAATGTGCAACTTATCTATGCTTGCTAATTTAGGAGCAAGTTATAAATTGGGAAGAAGGTGGTAGTGGTCTCTTAGGAAGGGTTTACAACAATTTATTTCTACACATTTCAATTGCTTATCAAGAAGGTAGTGAATAGAGCCTTTCAGACCAGCTCGTCTGGGTTGGAGAGAAACAAAATAACAGAAGAGATCTACGTTCTGCAATAGAGTAACTCTCCATTTCAATATAAGAACAAGAAACAGTATATTCCATTCAGTTTTGCTGGCAGATGACTACAATTGGCCAGTCATCAAATGAAGGTGAAATTAACATTCAGGGGCCTGTATATAATAAGTATCAGCTAAAATCTGGTCTAAAATACTTACAATAACTGATTTACCCTGATATCACTACAGCTGCAAGTTAAAATATAAGTagagatgaaaaacaaaatatagtGTGGTGCTTTGTCTCCATCAAGTTTCCTGAAGCCAATGGCAAACACAGGAGAAGTTTCCCAAATGACTGGAAGTTGcaagaaaacatttacaaaatcCAAAATACTTACCTAAAACATAAGCAGCTACTAATTTTTGATTCACACTTAAATGGAGGTAGAGAGGCACCAGGGATTCCATTTCCCCCAATGTAGGTAGCATTAGTGCTGCAATACACACTATTCCCAGGAAGACTGTTAGTAAACTAGGTCCCGACGAGgcagttctgttttctgaaaaacaagatGGTACCAATTATAAGGAACATCTAACCAACATAAACATTAAATATTCTGCAAAAGCGTTCGCAGTACATTCAAGCTGTAATAGCCtaagattttcttttccctttggagTAGGTGGGAAACAACTCTTAAACCCACCCTTCTAAACCTTCTGCATTTTGCAGTGAAGGCTGCTTCCTGTTCTGACACTGGAACTTGTTTTCACATGACTTTCCAAACCCCTCCCTTGTGGAGGAACAGAGCCTGCCAGGCCCGGTAGCTATGTATACACACTCATGACAGCTGGGTGTTTGAGCAACACTTGAGGTTTCACCATGCATTCTGACTCCATTCCTTGATATGTTCCTTCAGTGATTAGTAATCAGTTAGGAAAGAACACCTAAAAGAGCTGCACAGGCAGGTAACTGCTTACATCTCTAGAACAAAACTTGGCTACAGTAAGAACACAGGTTCTTGGGCCAGATGAGTTCCCCTTCTTTCTCTAGAGGATTCAAGGGCTGCACCTGCCAGAACCAGTTTATATGCCACAAATCGGTATTATTTGAATCTTACTTTTAAGAACTGTGAGAGCAAATCACTCTGACAGTCCAATATCACCCAAATAAGGAAATGCAAACTATAGATGAACTGTCCTTCACAGTCTTTATTGCACTGCAGTTTAACAGCTGGAACCTACCCAAAGGCACACTGTgtaatctttgaaaagtgctGTTAACATGTTAGCTGAATACCTCTCACCAAATTCTTAAGACCCATTGGAAATTAGCCAATGTTTTTATCAAGTTTTTCTATCCTCAGTGACTAGCAATACATGTCCTATTTTAATTCCATAAATCTGTTATTTCTAGGTTGCAGGTTATATGGAAAGACTGTAGTTGCTTTgtttactgtttttctgtaagcAACCAACATAATGTAGTCAACGAGGTTTTTAAGCAGAGAAATAGCATTTGGATTAAGACCAGTATCAGATTGTTCAGGATGGTTTGAAACCTTTGTACCAGAACAACTATCATAGTAACATGTTATTCTGTGAGCCCAGAGATCATTGTAGGTTTGCTTTAACCATGTATCCCATTAATACCtatcttgaggtttttttaaagtaaaaggtGTTTCACTAGCCAACAAACTATGTATAAACAGAGAAACAATTTGGTTTTAACAAGAGGCACACTCTCAAGCAGGTTCATCTATTTTCTGGAATTGATTTTTGTTCTtgtcatgaaaaataaaacagtgacaaGAATGTTATAGTATAAATCAGTAAAAGTAACAAGAAGGTAGACTGCCAAGTCAAGAAGAACAGGTTTAGATTCAGTTCAGGTAAAACTTGATACTTTTTACATCTCCCCCTACCATTTCAACTTAACTGTTAAGTCCAGGTTTTGCTCAAGACTGTTGATTCACTTCTTCACATATGAAACATGCAAAGAATTTTCAGCTAGTGACTGTGCTTTTCTGTACTTGTGAGACAGACAAAGGAGATGGCGCAGAACAAGGACCACTTTAGAAGATATTTTGGCAATATTTTCTGCTCATCAGGAAATGGAGGATTAAGGGTTTGGAAGAAACTCAGAAGGGGCATATGTTCTGAAATAGCCCAAGGGAAAAAATAACTGCCACCCTTTTGCAGCTAAATTCCCATTGGCTGTAGCAGAATTTCTGCACCAGAGGAATAGAGGATGTGTTCTCTCTCCAAGGCATGGCATGCAAACATAGGGCAGCAAAGGGTCTTGATTAATCAAGACAGCATAACCAGAATTGCTGTAGTTTGAGTTCCTGGGCACTATCATCCCCCAGTGATAAAGACACTAGTCTTACAGGTAAGAAAAGGAactattttcaaatttattttagtcTAGCCTTTCTAGTCACTTGAGCTACTCATAACTGATTAAGAAGACAGGAGAAGTAAAAGATTTCAGCTACCTGGTTGACACAAAGTCTGCTCAAAAAAGACACTTTCAGCCAGGTGTTCTTTTATtcgtttttcctcctcttccttttgttgttgttgttcctttgcAGATGGAAGTAGAGTAGCAATAATCTCCTTTTTCCCTAATGCTTTCCTCTGGCTCTGCTCAGACACTTGTAGACGAAATTTATCTATCACACCATAGTA from Accipiter gentilis chromosome 24, bAccGen1.1, whole genome shotgun sequence includes the following:
- the MOSPD1 gene encoding motile sperm domain-containing protein 1 isoform X2 — its product is MQQQKRQPELVEGNLPVFVFPTELIFYADDQSTHKQVLTLYNPYEFALKFKVLCTTPNKYAVVDATGAVKPQCCVDIVIRHRDVRASYYGVIDKFRLQVSEQSQRKALGKKEIIATLLPSAKEQQQQKEEEEKRIKEHLAESVFFEQTLCQPENRTASSGPSLLTVFLGIVCIAALMLPTLGEMESLVPLYLHLSVNQKLVAAYVLGLITMVILRT
- the MOSPD1 gene encoding motile sperm domain-containing protein 1 isoform X1, with the translated sequence MQQQKRQPELVEGNLPVFVFPTELIFYADDQSTHKQVLTLYNPYEFALKFKVLCTTPNKYAVVDATGAVKPQCCVDIVIRHRDVRASYYGVIDKFRLQVSEQSQRKALGKKEIIATLLPSAKEQQQQKEEEEKRIKEHLAESVFFEQTLCQPENRTASSGPSLLTVFLGIVCIAALMLPTLGEMESLVPLYLHLSVNQKLVAAYVLDLKNSHTKLNSPVPLPGRNEDLKETS